A stretch of Janibacter endophyticus DNA encodes these proteins:
- a CDS encoding sterol carrier family protein — MARKVSDEDGRAALAGWAGAESPSRTETATAVRWTLALLAEAAPGRSVEVRVPPFAAVQCVEGTVHTRGTPPAVVETDPQTWLELATGRLAWSDAVAKGSLRVSGRRTDLSTHLPLS, encoded by the coding sequence ATGGCACGCAAGGTGAGTGACGAGGACGGCCGGGCGGCGCTCGCCGGCTGGGCCGGGGCCGAGTCGCCCTCGCGGACCGAGACGGCTACCGCGGTCCGCTGGACCCTCGCCCTGCTCGCGGAGGCGGCACCCGGCCGGTCCGTCGAGGTGCGGGTCCCTCCCTTCGCCGCCGTCCAGTGCGTCGAGGGCACGGTGCACACCCGCGGGACCCCACCGGCCGTCGTCGAGACCGACCCGCAGACCTGGCTCGAGCTCGCCACCGGCCGGCTGGCCTGGTCTGACGCCGTGGCGAAGGGGTCGCTGCGGGTCAGCGGTCGCCGCACCGACCTCTCCACCCATCTCCCCCTCAGCTGA
- a CDS encoding Gfo/Idh/MocA family protein yields the protein MSRPTADIPQMKLRPSTRPDPAEVPGLRWGVLGAGWIASELVHALEVGEHGSTRQQVVAVGSRDLGRAEAFVAEHCRAHAREHGPVRAYGSYEELVLAPDVDVVYVASPHSEHLEHALLAVRAGKHVLVEKAFTADAGQARALVTAIREAGVFGMEAMWSRFLPHYDVVRETIAAGLLGEVTTVLADHGQRLWPGGPRRLADPDLAGGSLRDLGIYPLSLASMVLGGIESVAAVGTPTDEGVDARVAMAVRGPSGAVGALSCDMSTRTPTTASINGTWARIEIDGDFYAPTTIRLAGSDGVVLDEIVSDPFEMHRGLRHEACEVARRVLAGETESPLMPLDESVRLMEVMDEVRAAVS from the coding sequence GTGAGCCGACCCACCGCCGACATCCCGCAGATGAAGCTCCGCCCGTCGACCCGGCCCGACCCGGCCGAGGTGCCTGGCCTGCGCTGGGGCGTCCTCGGCGCCGGCTGGATCGCGAGCGAGCTGGTCCACGCCCTCGAGGTCGGGGAGCACGGGAGCACCCGGCAGCAGGTCGTCGCCGTCGGCTCTCGGGACCTGGGGCGGGCGGAGGCGTTCGTCGCCGAGCACTGCCGGGCGCATGCGCGGGAGCACGGGCCGGTGCGGGCGTACGGCTCGTACGAGGAGCTCGTGCTGGCCCCGGACGTCGACGTCGTCTACGTCGCCTCGCCGCACAGCGAGCACCTCGAGCACGCCCTGCTCGCCGTGCGGGCGGGCAAGCACGTGCTCGTCGAGAAGGCCTTCACCGCCGACGCCGGGCAGGCCCGCGCGCTCGTCACCGCGATCCGCGAGGCAGGGGTCTTCGGCATGGAGGCGATGTGGAGCCGCTTCCTGCCGCACTACGACGTCGTCCGCGAGACGATCGCCGCCGGGCTGCTCGGCGAGGTGACGACGGTGCTCGCCGACCACGGTCAGCGGCTGTGGCCGGGCGGTCCCCGCCGGCTGGCCGACCCGGACCTGGCCGGCGGGTCGCTGCGCGACCTCGGGATCTATCCCCTCTCGCTGGCCTCGATGGTCCTCGGAGGGATCGAGTCGGTCGCGGCGGTGGGGACACCGACGGACGAAGGGGTCGACGCGCGGGTCGCGATGGCCGTCCGGGGACCCTCCGGCGCGGTCGGTGCGCTGTCCTGCGACATGTCGACCCGGACGCCGACGACGGCGAGCATCAACGGGACCTGGGCCCGGATCGAGATCGACGGCGACTTCTACGCGCCGACGACGATCCGGCTGGCCGGCAGCGACGGTGTCGTGCTCGACGAGATCGTCAGCGACCCCTTCGAGATGCACCGAGGGCTGCGGCACGAGGCGTGCGAGGTCGCCCGGCGGGTGCTCGCCGGCGAGACCGAGTCCCCGCTCATGCCGCTCGACGAGTCGGTACGGCTCATGGAGGTCATGGACGAGGTCCGCGCCGCCGTCAGCTGA
- the purQ gene encoding phosphoribosylformylglycinamidine synthase subunit PurQ, with protein MKIGVVTFPGSLDDHDARRAVDLCGGEAVALWHRDADLEGVDAVVIPGGFSYGDYLRAGAISRFAPVMDEVVRGAAAGMPVLGICNGFQILCESHLLPGAMIQNDHRKFVCRDQGLRVENASTAWTHQFEEGQEITIVLKNQDGQFVADAATLDRLEGEGRVAFRYTGTNPNGSYRDIAGITNERGNVVGLMPHPEHCVEEGFGPSLDGRTFFTSVLQQVVSA; from the coding sequence GTGAAGATCGGCGTCGTCACCTTCCCCGGCTCCCTCGACGACCACGACGCCCGTCGGGCCGTCGACCTCTGCGGCGGCGAGGCCGTCGCCCTCTGGCACCGCGACGCCGACCTCGAGGGCGTCGACGCGGTCGTCATCCCCGGCGGCTTCTCCTACGGCGACTACCTCCGCGCCGGCGCCATCTCCCGCTTTGCCCCCGTCATGGACGAGGTCGTCCGGGGCGCGGCGGCGGGCATGCCGGTCCTCGGGATCTGCAACGGCTTCCAGATCCTCTGCGAGAGCCACCTCCTGCCCGGCGCGATGATCCAGAACGACCACAGGAAGTTCGTCTGCCGCGACCAGGGCCTGCGGGTCGAGAACGCGTCGACCGCCTGGACCCACCAGTTCGAGGAGGGGCAGGAGATCACCATCGTCCTGAAGAACCAGGACGGTCAGTTCGTCGCCGACGCGGCCACCCTCGACCGGCTCGAGGGCGAGGGTCGGGTCGCCTTCCGCTACACCGGCACCAACCCCAACGGCAGCTACCGCGACATCGCCGGCATCACCAACGAGCGCGGCAACGTCGTCGGCCTCATGCCGCACCCCGAGCACTGCGTCGAGGAGGGCTTCGGCCCGAGCCTCGACGGCCGCACCTTCTTCACCTCCGTCCTCCAGCAGGTGGTGTCCGCATGA
- a CDS encoding phosphoribosylaminoimidazolesuccinocarboxamide synthase: MTPELPGYAHEYSGKVRDLYAPLDDAGNLLYDQLLLVASDRLSAYDFVLDTPIPDKGAVLTQMSLWWFDQLADIVPNHVISVDVPAAVAGRAVVVERLDMLPVECVARAYLTGGGLSEYRANGSVSGVALPEGLVDGSRLPEPIFTPSTKAPMGQHDEPIPYEGVVAEIGPALAERVRDLTVEILARGNEIAAERGILLADTKVEFGLRGLELGQDEDVRVAIRERGADCEIVLADEVLTPDSSRFWPADGWEPGRQQPSFDKQFVRDWLTSPASGWDKASGDEPPALPVEVVDATRAKYVEAYERITGQTFA; the protein is encoded by the coding sequence ATGACCCCCGAGCTGCCCGGCTACGCCCACGAGTACTCCGGCAAGGTCCGAGACCTCTACGCCCCGCTCGACGACGCGGGCAACCTCCTCTACGACCAGCTGCTCCTCGTGGCGAGCGACCGGCTGAGCGCGTACGACTTCGTCCTCGACACCCCGATCCCCGACAAGGGCGCGGTGCTGACCCAGATGTCGCTGTGGTGGTTCGACCAGCTCGCCGACATCGTCCCCAACCACGTCATCAGCGTCGACGTGCCCGCCGCGGTCGCCGGGCGCGCGGTCGTCGTCGAGCGGCTCGACATGCTGCCCGTCGAGTGCGTCGCCCGCGCCTACCTCACCGGGGGTGGCCTCAGCGAGTACCGGGCGAACGGCTCGGTGAGCGGGGTCGCGCTGCCGGAGGGGCTCGTCGACGGGTCGCGGCTCCCGGAGCCCATCTTCACCCCCTCGACCAAGGCGCCGATGGGGCAGCACGACGAGCCGATCCCGTACGAAGGGGTCGTCGCCGAGATCGGCCCGGCGCTCGCCGAGCGGGTCCGCGATCTGACCGTCGAGATCCTCGCGCGCGGCAACGAGATCGCCGCCGAGCGGGGCATCCTCCTCGCCGACACCAAGGTCGAGTTCGGGCTCCGCGGTCTCGAGCTGGGTCAGGACGAGGACGTGCGGGTGGCCATCCGCGAGCGTGGCGCCGACTGCGAGATCGTCCTCGCAGACGAGGTGCTCACCCCCGACAGCTCGCGCTTCTGGCCGGCCGACGGCTGGGAGCCGGGCCGGCAGCAGCCGAGCTTCGACAAGCAGTTCGTCCGCGACTGGCTCACCTCCCCCGCCTCCGGCTGGGACAAGGCCTCCGGCGACGAGCCGCCGGCGTTGCCCGTGGAGGTCGTCGACGCCACTCGAGCCAAGTACGTCGAGGCCTACGAGCGGATCACGGGGCAGACCTTCGCCTGA
- the purS gene encoding phosphoribosylformylglycinamidine synthase subunit PurS, with product MGRIVVDVMLKPEILDPQGQAVRGALPRLGFEDFTDVRQGKRFVLSVDGDVTDEHLSRAREAAETLLSNPVIEDVVDVHELTHDEPEQAPITGSVQ from the coding sequence GTGGGACGCATCGTCGTCGACGTCATGCTCAAGCCCGAGATCCTCGACCCCCAGGGTCAGGCCGTCCGAGGGGCCCTGCCGCGCCTCGGTTTCGAGGACTTCACCGATGTCCGTCAGGGCAAGCGGTTCGTGCTCTCCGTCGACGGCGACGTCACGGACGAGCACCTGTCCCGCGCCCGCGAGGCCGCGGAGACGCTCCTCTCCAACCCGGTCATCGAGGACGTCGTCGACGTCCACGAGCTGACCCACGACGAGCCCGAGCAGGCCCCGATCACCGGGTCCGTGCAGTGA
- a CDS encoding bifunctional metallophosphatase/5'-nucleotidase codes for MRHISRRACAVTGAAALTFVGLAAPTAMAADPVEPGVIDPALTSVNLLNINDFHGRIDDNGTGELGLKFACTLETTKADLGEDSTVFLSAGDNIGASPFTSSSQDDNPTIDYLNALELKASAVGNHEFDKGFSDLTGRVSTRADWDYLGANVYERGTSTPALQEYSIQTVNGLRVAVIGVVTDETPELVTPTGVSGLDFGDPVAAVNRVAAQLSDGEDANGEADVIVAEYHEGATEGVVEDATLEEEVAAGGIFGRIVTETSAEVDAIFTGHTHKQYAWDAPIPGGSGTRPVLQAASYGAFVGQVQLGLDPQTGELGQYSVTNVPLVSAPTEACAADPQYAAAKAVVDQAVATAKPIGEQVIATVADDITTAVKPDGSRDDRLRESSLGNLTAQVWLESMNATGRPGADIGMMNPGSLRAELYYEPTGNEAAGEVTYAEAASINPFANTLQTIDITGAQLRTVLEQQWQPEGASRPFLKLGLSENLTYTFDPDAPAGSRILSVMLDGQPIDPAATYTVASSSFLIAGGDNFTELREGTTMRDSGLIDMDAFVNYLRANSPVAPSFAKHAIAVQDQPAQLTAGETTTFTVSGLDLTSKDAPRNTQVEVFLGERSLGVFPVEEVLTEAPPFPTRNGRAEISIDVPEDVAGGDATIRLVAADTGTVSTFPVTVIAAATSTTTTDDDDDEPSSTSTTSDDDTTSTSTSTSGTPTSTATVTGPVVETDDFAPGATPGAVASLLGLLLAGGAAAGTFLVRRRSALRQH; via the coding sequence ATGCGCCACATCTCCCGCCGCGCCTGCGCCGTCACCGGCGCGGCTGCCCTGACGTTCGTCGGGCTCGCCGCCCCGACCGCCATGGCCGCCGACCCCGTCGAGCCCGGGGTGATCGACCCGGCCCTGACGAGCGTCAACCTGCTGAACATCAACGACTTCCATGGTCGGATCGACGACAACGGCACCGGTGAGCTCGGCCTGAAGTTCGCCTGCACCCTCGAGACCACCAAGGCGGACCTCGGCGAGGACTCGACGGTCTTCCTCTCCGCGGGTGACAACATCGGCGCATCCCCCTTCACGTCCTCCAGCCAGGACGACAACCCGACGATCGACTACCTCAACGCCCTGGAGCTCAAGGCGTCGGCCGTCGGCAACCACGAGTTCGACAAGGGCTTCTCCGACCTCACCGGCCGGGTCAGCACCCGCGCCGACTGGGACTATCTCGGCGCCAACGTGTACGAGCGCGGGACGAGCACCCCCGCGCTCCAGGAGTACTCGATCCAGACGGTCAACGGCCTGCGGGTCGCCGTCATCGGCGTCGTCACCGACGAGACCCCCGAGCTGGTCACGCCGACCGGCGTGAGCGGCCTCGACTTCGGGGACCCGGTCGCGGCGGTCAACCGGGTAGCTGCCCAGCTGAGCGACGGCGAGGACGCCAACGGCGAGGCCGACGTCATCGTCGCCGAGTACCACGAGGGCGCGACCGAGGGCGTCGTCGAGGACGCCACCCTCGAGGAGGAGGTCGCCGCAGGGGGCATCTTCGGCCGGATCGTCACCGAGACGTCTGCCGAGGTGGACGCGATCTTCACCGGCCACACGCACAAGCAGTACGCCTGGGACGCCCCGATCCCCGGCGGCAGCGGCACGCGCCCGGTCCTGCAGGCCGCCTCGTACGGCGCGTTCGTCGGCCAGGTCCAGCTCGGCCTCGACCCCCAGACCGGCGAGCTCGGCCAGTACTCGGTGACCAACGTGCCGCTCGTCTCGGCTCCCACCGAGGCGTGCGCCGCAGACCCGCAGTACGCAGCTGCCAAGGCTGTTGTCGACCAGGCCGTCGCCACGGCGAAGCCCATCGGCGAGCAGGTCATCGCCACGGTCGCCGACGACATCACCACGGCGGTCAAGCCGGACGGCAGCCGTGACGACCGTCTCCGCGAGTCCAGCCTCGGCAACCTCACCGCCCAGGTCTGGCTCGAGTCGATGAACGCCACCGGACGTCCCGGCGCCGACATCGGCATGATGAACCCGGGGTCCCTGCGGGCCGAGCTCTACTACGAGCCGACCGGCAACGAGGCTGCCGGCGAGGTGACCTACGCCGAGGCCGCGTCGATCAACCCCTTCGCCAACACGCTGCAGACGATCGACATCACGGGTGCCCAGCTCAGGACCGTCCTCGAGCAGCAGTGGCAGCCGGAGGGTGCCTCCCGTCCGTTCCTCAAGCTCGGCCTCTCGGAGAACCTCACCTACACCTTCGACCCCGACGCTCCTGCAGGGAGCCGCATCCTCTCGGTGATGCTCGACGGCCAGCCCATCGACCCGGCCGCGACGTACACGGTCGCGTCCTCGTCCTTCCTCATCGCCGGCGGTGACAACTTCACCGAGCTGCGCGAGGGCACCACCATGCGAGACTCCGGCCTCATCGACATGGACGCCTTCGTCAACTACCTCAGGGCGAACAGCCCGGTCGCGCCGAGCTTCGCCAAGCATGCGATCGCCGTCCAGGACCAGCCGGCACAGCTCACCGCGGGCGAGACGACGACCTTCACGGTCTCGGGTCTCGACCTCACGAGCAAGGACGCGCCGCGCAACACCCAGGTCGAGGTCTTCCTCGGGGAGCGCTCGCTCGGCGTCTTCCCGGTCGAGGAGGTCCTCACCGAGGCTCCGCCCTTCCCGACCCGCAACGGGCGCGCCGAGATCAGCATCGACGTCCCGGAGGACGTCGCCGGGGGCGACGCCACCATCCGCCTCGTGGCGGCCGACACGGGCACCGTCTCCACCTTCCCGGTCACCGTGATCGCCGCCGCGACCTCGACGACGACCACGGACGACGATGACGACGAGCCGTCGAGCACGAGCACGACGAGCGACGACGACACCACGTCGACCTCGACGAGCACGAGCGGCACGCCGACCTCCACGGCGACGGTGACCGGCCCGGTCGTCGAGACCGACGACTTCGCCCCGGGCGCCACCCCGGGCGCGGTGGCGAGCCTGCTCGGCCTGCTCCTCGCGGGCGGCGCGGCCGCCGGGACGTTCCTCGTCCGCCGCCGGAGCGCGCTGCGTCAGCACTGA
- a CDS encoding HAD family hydrolase, which translates to MATGLVVFDCDGVLVDSERLNVRTWGRMTTDLGLRLTPAEIIDTFVGKAYADNRLTLAALKGSPLDPDWERRFRTEFRASHDELEIVAGAREAVEGCLAAGYDICVASGSLRRALEYKLEATGLADLLPEELRFSSQEVERGKPAPDVFLHAASAMGYAPHRCVVVEDSLAGIEAGRAAGMHVIGYESDMTPHAWFADADLVLTDMARVPAAVTGLLAG; encoded by the coding sequence ATGGCGACCGGGCTCGTCGTCTTCGACTGCGACGGCGTGCTCGTCGACTCCGAGCGGCTCAACGTGCGGACCTGGGGTCGGATGACCACCGACCTGGGTCTGCGCCTGACACCGGCGGAGATCATCGACACCTTCGTCGGCAAGGCCTACGCCGACAACCGGCTCACCCTGGCCGCACTCAAGGGCAGCCCTCTTGACCCCGACTGGGAGCGGCGTTTCCGCACGGAGTTCCGCGCCAGCCACGACGAGCTCGAGATCGTCGCGGGGGCGCGTGAGGCGGTCGAGGGCTGCCTCGCGGCGGGCTACGACATCTGCGTCGCGTCCGGGTCGCTGCGCCGCGCCCTCGAGTACAAGCTCGAGGCGACCGGCCTGGCCGACCTGCTCCCGGAGGAGCTCCGCTTCAGCAGCCAGGAGGTCGAGCGCGGCAAGCCGGCGCCGGACGTCTTCCTCCACGCGGCGAGCGCGATGGGGTATGCCCCGCATCGGTGCGTCGTCGTCGAGGACAGCCTCGCCGGCATCGAGGCCGGGCGTGCCGCCGGCATGCACGTCATCGGCTACGAGTCGGACATGACCCCGCACGCGTGGTTCGCCGACGCCGACCTCGTCCTCACCGACATGGCGCGGGTCCCGGCCGCGGTGACCGGCCTGCTGGCGGGCTGA
- a CDS encoding spermidine synthase — MSEVELVRDEQGGVTVMVDGQPQSHVDVDDPEGLAFEYVQHLAAAIDALTEGTITITHVGGAGLTLARWVEHTRPGSPQIVLEPDAALTEIVRRELPLPRRHRIRVRPVDGRSGVAALRDASADVVVVDAFAGGQVPSELTTREFFGEVARVLTAQGVLLVNAPDEPGLKHVGRVLAGIREVLPEVTLVATTEVLKGRRFGNTILVGSRRPVDTDEIARQVRRWPFPSGVLGARELTRRFSGSRSLTDADPAPSPVAPELGAWRLR; from the coding sequence GTGAGCGAGGTCGAACTGGTCCGGGACGAGCAGGGCGGGGTCACCGTCATGGTCGACGGGCAGCCGCAGAGCCACGTCGACGTCGACGACCCGGAGGGGCTGGCCTTCGAGTACGTCCAGCACCTGGCCGCCGCCATCGACGCGCTCACCGAGGGCACGATCACGATCACCCACGTCGGCGGCGCCGGGCTGACCCTGGCTCGCTGGGTGGAGCACACCCGACCCGGATCACCACAGATCGTCCTCGAGCCGGATGCGGCCCTCACCGAGATCGTCCGACGAGAGCTCCCCCTCCCCCGCCGGCACCGCATCCGGGTGCGACCCGTCGACGGTCGCAGCGGGGTCGCCGCCCTGCGGGATGCCAGCGCCGACGTGGTCGTCGTCGACGCCTTCGCCGGCGGCCAGGTGCCGAGCGAGCTGACGACGCGCGAGTTCTTCGGCGAGGTGGCGCGGGTGCTGACCGCGCAGGGCGTGCTGCTCGTCAACGCGCCGGACGAGCCGGGTCTCAAGCACGTCGGGAGGGTCCTCGCCGGGATCCGCGAGGTGCTGCCCGAGGTGACCCTCGTCGCGACGACCGAGGTGCTCAAGGGGCGGCGTTTCGGCAACACGATCCTCGTGGGGTCACGACGCCCGGTCGACACCGACGAGATCGCTCGTCAGGTCCGGCGCTGGCCCTTCCCCAGCGGGGTGCTCGGCGCACGCGAGCTGACCCGGCGGTTCAGCGGGTCGCGGTCGCTCACGGACGCCGATCCCGCTCCGTCGCCGGTCGCTCCCGAGCTGGGGGCGTGGCGTCTGCGCTGA
- a CDS encoding ribbon-helix-helix protein, CopG family, producing MAFTLRTDAELEAALDQLVEAQGVSRQEVVRRAVMLEAGRLDRGRAIDAILDVELPRYAEAMERLGQ from the coding sequence ATGGCGTTCACCCTGCGCACCGACGCCGAGCTCGAGGCTGCCCTGGACCAGCTGGTCGAGGCCCAGGGAGTGTCCCGGCAGGAGGTCGTGCGGCGTGCCGTGATGCTGGAGGCGGGGCGCCTAGACCGCGGCCGCGCGATCGACGCGATCCTCGACGTGGAGCTCCCGCGCTACGCGGAGGCGATGGAGCGGCTCGGCCAGTGA
- the purL gene encoding phosphoribosylformylglycinamidine synthase subunit PurL, producing MSLDTVDHAGQTPDLEQPWADLGLKEDEYARIREILGRRPTIAELAMYSVMWSEHCSYKSSKVHLRRFGDLPSETPLGKTLAGIGENAGVIDIGQGWAVTFKVESHNHPSYVEPYQGAATGIGGIVRDIMAMGARPVAVMDPLRFGAIDHPDTARVLPGVVKGIGGYGNCLGLPNIGGEIVFDDCYQGNPLVNALCVGKLRHEDLHLANASGVGNKIVLFGAKTGGDGIGGVSVLASETFDEGGPTKRPAVQVGDPFAEKVLIECCLELYAAGVVEGIQDLGGAGLSCATSELASAGDGGMTVELDRVPLRDSTLRAEEILMSESQERMMAVVAPDQVEAFMAITDRWDVEATVLGEVTDSGRLVITWHGETIVDVPPRSVAHDGPVYERPFARPGWLDALQADTSDSLPRPQAEEMGQVVLDLLASPNICDKSWVTDQYDRYVLGNTKQAMPADSGVVRIDEQTGLGVAVSTDCNGRFGRLDPYAGAQLALAESYRNVATSGALPLAVTDCLNFGSPEDPDVMWQFERSVAGLYDACLELGIPVTGGNVSFYNQTGETAIHPTPVVGVLGVLDDVTKGVGAGFVGDGQPVVLLGATRDELDGGEWAHALHGHLGGLPPQVDLAAEKALADFFVAAVRAGVVTSSHDVSDGGLAVTLAESVLRHGVGASIDLAAVCERDGVDAVTTLLSESVARAVVTVADEAGLATLVNLAAAHGVPVARVGVTGGSGLKVKDVLELDVEAMREAHTGTMRRYFAS from the coding sequence ATGAGCCTCGACACGGTCGACCACGCCGGGCAGACCCCGGACCTCGAGCAGCCCTGGGCCGACCTCGGGCTCAAGGAGGACGAGTACGCGCGCATCCGTGAGATCCTCGGCCGCCGGCCGACGATCGCCGAGCTTGCGATGTACTCGGTCATGTGGTCCGAGCACTGCTCCTACAAGTCCTCGAAGGTCCACCTCCGCCGCTTCGGCGACCTCCCGAGCGAGACCCCGCTCGGCAAGACCCTCGCCGGCATCGGGGAGAACGCCGGGGTCATCGACATCGGCCAGGGCTGGGCGGTGACCTTCAAGGTCGAGTCGCACAACCACCCGAGCTACGTCGAGCCGTACCAGGGGGCCGCGACCGGCATCGGCGGTATCGTCCGCGACATCATGGCCATGGGCGCCCGCCCGGTCGCCGTCATGGACCCGCTGCGCTTCGGCGCCATCGACCACCCGGACACCGCGCGCGTCCTCCCGGGTGTCGTCAAGGGCATCGGCGGCTACGGCAACTGCCTCGGCCTGCCCAACATCGGCGGCGAGATCGTCTTCGACGACTGCTACCAGGGCAACCCGCTCGTCAACGCCCTGTGCGTCGGCAAGCTGCGCCACGAGGACCTCCACCTCGCCAACGCCTCGGGCGTCGGCAACAAGATCGTCCTCTTCGGTGCCAAGACCGGCGGCGACGGCATCGGCGGCGTCTCGGTCCTCGCCTCGGAGACCTTCGACGAAGGGGGACCGACGAAGCGTCCCGCGGTCCAGGTCGGCGACCCCTTCGCCGAGAAGGTCCTCATCGAGTGCTGCCTGGAGCTCTACGCGGCCGGGGTCGTCGAGGGCATCCAGGACCTCGGCGGCGCCGGGCTGTCCTGCGCCACCTCCGAGCTGGCCTCCGCCGGTGACGGCGGCATGACTGTCGAGCTCGACCGGGTCCCGTTGCGCGACTCCACCCTCCGGGCCGAGGAGATCCTCATGTCCGAGAGCCAGGAGCGGATGATGGCGGTCGTCGCCCCCGACCAGGTCGAGGCCTTCATGGCGATCACCGACAGGTGGGACGTCGAGGCGACCGTGCTCGGCGAGGTCACCGACTCGGGCCGCCTCGTCATCACCTGGCACGGCGAGACGATCGTCGACGTGCCGCCCCGCTCGGTGGCCCACGACGGACCGGTCTACGAGCGCCCCTTCGCCCGTCCCGGCTGGCTCGACGCCCTGCAGGCCGACACGAGCGACTCGCTGCCGCGGCCGCAGGCCGAGGAGATGGGCCAGGTCGTCCTCGACCTGCTCGCCTCGCCGAACATCTGCGACAAGTCGTGGGTCACCGACCAGTACGACCGCTACGTCCTCGGCAACACCAAGCAGGCCATGCCCGCCGACTCCGGCGTCGTCCGGATCGACGAGCAGACCGGGCTCGGCGTCGCCGTCTCGACCGACTGCAACGGCCGCTTCGGCCGCCTCGACCCCTACGCCGGCGCCCAGCTCGCGCTCGCCGAGAGCTACCGCAACGTCGCCACGTCCGGCGCGCTGCCGCTGGCCGTCACCGACTGCCTGAACTTCGGCTCGCCCGAGGACCCGGACGTCATGTGGCAGTTCGAGCGCTCGGTCGCCGGCCTCTACGACGCCTGCCTCGAGCTCGGCATCCCCGTGACCGGCGGCAACGTCTCCTTCTACAACCAGACCGGTGAGACGGCGATCCATCCGACGCCGGTCGTCGGCGTCCTCGGCGTCCTCGACGACGTGACGAAGGGGGTGGGTGCCGGTTTCGTCGGTGACGGCCAGCCGGTCGTCCTCCTCGGCGCCACCCGCGACGAGCTCGACGGCGGCGAGTGGGCGCACGCGCTGCACGGGCACCTCGGCGGGCTGCCGCCGCAGGTCGACCTCGCGGCGGAGAAGGCGCTCGCCGACTTCTTCGTCGCCGCGGTCCGCGCGGGTGTCGTCACGAGCAGCCACGACGTCTCGGACGGTGGCCTGGCGGTCACCCTCGCCGAGTCGGTGCTGCGGCACGGTGTGGGAGCGAGCATCGACCTTGCGGCGGTCTGCGAGCGCGACGGTGTCGATGCCGTGACGACGCTGCTGTCCGAGTCGGTCGCCCGCGCCGTCGTGACGGTCGCCGACGAGGCAGGGCTCGCCACGCTCGTCAACCTCGCGGCAGCGCACGGGGTCCCGGTCGCCCGGGTCGGCGTGACGGGGGGCTCGGGTCTCAAGGTCAAGGACGTGCTCGAGCTCGACGTCGAGGCGATGCGAGAGGCCCACACGGGCACGATGCGTCGCTACTTCGCCTCCTGA